The Dehalococcoidia bacterium genome contains a region encoding:
- a CDS encoding histidine phosphatase family protein, with translation MLLYLVRHGQTDWNRLHRIQGHSDTPLNETGRAQAQALARTFAEKPLSAVYSSPLRRARDTAEAIARVHRSPDESGRHGLSVRTLDELKELQVGALDGVTLTEMRERYGDFLARWRRDASVRLPGGGETLVELQARAWPAIQRIGQVHAGEQVAVVTHSFLMQVVISAVLGLPLDHFRRVRVSEGGVSTVEFSSDSRPRLVAMNDCCHLSVGARSGYVF, from the coding sequence GTGCTGCTTTATCTTGTCCGCCACGGCCAGACGGACTGGAACCGCCTCCATCGCATCCAGGGCCACAGCGATACTCCGCTGAACGAGACGGGGCGCGCGCAGGCGCAGGCTCTTGCGCGCACCTTCGCCGAGAAGCCGCTGAGCGCTGTTTACTCCAGCCCGTTGCGCCGCGCCCGCGACACCGCCGAAGCCATCGCGCGCGTGCACCGCAGTCCCGATGAATCGGGACGGCACGGGCTGTCCGTCCGGACACTGGATGAACTTAAGGAACTGCAAGTGGGCGCGCTGGACGGCGTGACGCTCACCGAGATGCGGGAGCGGTACGGCGACTTTCTGGCGCGCTGGCGGCGGGATGCGTCGGTGCGCCTGCCCGGAGGCGGCGAGACGCTGGTGGAGTTGCAGGCGCGTGCATGGCCCGCGATCCAGCGCATCGGCCAGGTGCATGCTGGCGAGCAGGTGGCGGTCGTGACCCACAGCTTCCTCATGCAGGTGGTGATCAGCGCGGTCCTGGGCCTTCCCCTGGACCATTTCCGGCGTGTGCGCGTGAGCGAGGGAGGAGTCAGCACCGTGGAGTTCTCTTCAGACAGCAGGCCGCGGCTGGTGGCCATGAACGACTGCTGTCACCTGTCGGTCGGCGCGAGGAGCGGCTATGTCTTCTAG